A stretch of DNA from Catenulispora acidiphila DSM 44928:
CGCGCCGATGTAGGCCGGGTCCGAGGGACGCCCCTTGCGGTTCGGTTCGTACCCGAGCAGGAGGACGTCGTAGCCGGCCTCCGCGGCGCTGTAGGCGGCTTTCTGCACCCGCGAGTCCAGGCGCACGTCGTTGGCGACGAGCATCGCCACGCGTGGGCGCCGAGCACTGGGGCGGCGGTCGTTTGTCACATGGGAATGCTAGTGGGATCGCGCCCCGGGGCGGGAAAGCCGCCACCGTTCCCGACGGATGAGCCGGCTACCTGGGCCCTTGCCGGACCGGCTCCGACGTCCCGCGCGGCACGTAGACCGCGATCCACGAGCCGGCTGTGAATCGTGCTGCAAGTCGGTAACGGCTCATGAGCGCGCGGTACGCCGCCGCCTCGTGCGGATGGTGCGCGGCGTCGGAGAGGAACCGGCCGGCGGCGTGCTCGGTCAGGATGAGCGCCCGCGCCTGGACGGCCGGCTTGTCGGCCGCGAAGGTCAGCGGCACCAGGTGGTAGCGCGCCGGGTCCAGCCAGGGACCGTAGCTCTCGACCGCGACCGGCTCGTGCCCGGGGACGTGCCGGGCGACCCACGCGGCGGCCTGCACGCGGGAGTGCTCGTCGAGCTGCGGGTAGAGCCGGACGGCGGAGGCCAGCGGGAGGAACGCGGCGGCGACGGTGATCGCGGCGACCGCCCTGCGGCGCGTCTGCGGGAAGACGGCCGGGACCGCCACCCCGGCGAGGACGGCGAGCGCCGGGGTCAGCGGGACGAGATTGCGGTCGAACCGCACTGTCATCACCGCCAGGAGAACGAACTGGGGAATCGCATAGGCGAACGCGACGATCAACGTTCTGCGAATGAGACCGGCGGTCCGGAAGATCGCGACGCCCGCCACCGCGACGGCGTCCAGCAGCAATGGTTGATCGCGGAAGAGCGCACTCAGGTAGTAGCCGGGCGCACCGCCCTGCGCACCGACATGGCCGCCTTGATAATGAACGGCTTCCGCTCTCAGTCCGTCGAGAACGGAGATGGGATGCATGATGATCCCCGGTGTGGTCAGCGCGAACACGGCCGCCGCGACGGCGGCCACTCCGGCGATGCTGATCACTCGTCTGCGGCGCTCGGGACTCAATACATAGGCGACAAGTACGGGAAGGACTGCGGCGGCAAGGTATTTGGCGCCTAATGCGATCCCCACTCCGAGTCCGCAGAGGAGTTCCGCATAGCGTGCGCCACGAAGAACCCGGGTCGCGCCATACAAGGTAAGCGCTACAGCCAGACCCGCATATACATCGGGCGTCGCGTAGGCACTGTTGGCTGCCGCCAATGGGGAAACCGCCACGGTGATCGCGGCGACCGCAGCCGCGCCCCGGCTCCAGCGCTCCGAAAGTTCTGACGCCTTAAGCACTTCCCGCACTACGGCCCACACCAGGAGGCACGTAGCCACTGATGCTGCGACCCCCACAAGCCGGATCGCCACGATGAAGGCGCGGGAGTCCGTGTGCGCCACTCCGAGGTTCTCGATCCGCATCGCTCCGTGTGCCGGTACGTGGATCCCCACTGCACGGAACGCCGTCGTCATCCCGACGATCACTTCGTAGAGGAAGCCGGGATAGCGGTAGGCGTGCGCGTCCAACGTCCCGTCGGATGCCATCCGCAGACCGACGGAGATGTTCAGCGGCTCGTCCGAGTTCCCGACTCCCGGCAGTGCCGCCATCACCAGCGGAACCCGCAACGCCAGAGCGAGTGCGGCCACCGCCGCCGCCAGGGGATCGATCCTCCGCAACGCCATTCGCATGGCGGGTCAACGATCGGCCGTTCCGGTCGGAAACGCTCCAGTACGGCAGATGCATCGCAAAACATATAAAGAGGTGTGCCCCGCCGAAAGTTTCAGCAGGACACACCTCGCACAGCTCGCACTCCGGCGGCCGGCCGAGTGGGGCGCCCGGCAGGATGAGGAAGTGGTCAGTTGTGCAGCGGGCTCTGGCTGTCTTCGAGTGTGTCGAGGCTGTCCAGCAGCTCGTAGCCGTAGGGACCCTCGACCCAGTCGACACTCCAGTCCTCCAGCATCGGTGAGGTGGTCAGCGCGCGCCGCACCAGCGCGGTCGCGGTGTCGCGGACGGAATAGGGGACGTCCGGGCCGGAGGCGAGGTACAGGCCGGCCACCAGACGCGCCGGGAAGACCCCGGCCTCGTCGACGACGACGTGGGCGTGCTCCAGGGCGCGGGGGGAGTCGCCGGAGACGGCCTGCAGTGCGTAGCGGAGCGTCGCCGCGGCCAGGCCGCGGTCTCCTGCGAAGCCGGCTCGCTGCACGGCCACCATGATCAGATCCATTGGCCTTCCTTCCTCTCAGGCCTGGGCCCAGCAGCCCGCGCAGGCGGGGGTGATCAGAGCCGCGGTCACGGTGCTGTTCGACGTGGGGGTCTGCTGCGCGAGGACCGGGACGACGGGCACGGCGACCAGCGCGGCGAGGACGGAGCCCATCAGGACATGCTTGAAGCGGGACACGGCGAATCCATTCTTCGGGGGGTGGGTGCACGAGGCCCGAGCTGGAACTTGGGGGGCGGGCCGGGACGCCCGCGACCGGGCGCCGGTTTGAGTCTCGCCCGTAGCGGGCCGTGCAGGGAACGGTGCAGGCCCGTCCGCCTTAGGACAGGCCGGTCCCGGCCACGGCCTGTATCCGGAATGGTGCGGTATCCCCCTTGATCGCCAAGGGTCCTGCTGCGAGCATGGGTCCGGCACGGAGGCCGGATAATCCAAAGAGGGGGTGTGCCGTGCTTGGTTCGCTGGGTTTGGATCCGCTTGCGCAAGCGGTCTATAGCGCGATGCTCGCCGACCCCGCGGTGGGTGTCCGCGAGCTGAAGGAACGGTTGGGCCAAGAAGAGGCCCGGATCCGGGACACCCTGGACCGGCTTGTGGAGCTGGCGCTTCTGCGCCCCTCGCGCGAACAACCGGGAGGGCTCTATCCGGTGTCCTTGGTAGCCGGCATGCAGTTGCTGGTGCAGCGGCAGGAGGCGGAATTGGCGGCCGGCCGCGACGCGGTGGCGGCGGGGCGGGCGGCGGCGGCCGACCGGCAACGGGCCGAACAGCTCTTCGGGCTGGACGCCGTGCAGTCCGAGTTGGAGCAGCTGCTGGCCGGCGCCGCGGTCGAGGTGCTCTCGATGGTGCCGGGCAGTGCGGTACCGGCGGCGACGCTCAAAGCAGCGGAGTCCCTCGACCAGGACATGACCCGCCGTGTCCGTTCCCGCATCCTCTACCACTCCACGGTCCGCCAGGACCCCACGACCATCGCCTACGGCCGCTGGATGGCAGAGCAGGGCAGCGAGGTACGCCTGTCCCCCTCCGTCACCCGCCGTCTGCTCATCGTGGACGGCAAGACCGCGGTCGTGCCGATCAAGCCGAACGAGGCCAGCGTCGGCGCGCTGTGCGTCCGCGAACCAGGGCTGATAGATCAGCTCACCGCGCTGTTCGAGCTGATCTGGACCGAGGCCGTGCCGCTCGGCATGCCGGCCAAGGCCGAATCCCCCGCCGGCCTGTCCCCCACCGACCGGCATCTGCTGCGTCTGCTCGCCGACGGCCTCACCGACGAGGCCGCCGCCAAGCGGCTGGGCATCTCGGCGCGGACCGTGCGGCGCATCATGGCCGACCTGATGGACCGGCTCGGCGCCGAGAGCCGGTTCGAGGCCGGGGTCGAGGCCGCGCGGCGCGGCTGGCTCTGAGCGGAATCCTCGCGCGCGGGAAGTGCGGAGAAGTGAGGGTGCGACTTCCGTGACCGCGCGGACACACGTTATGAGCGGACGTGAGACGTCCGGCCCACTCACATAGAGTTGGCGCGACGCGACGTCGCTCCGGCGCCGCGGGGCGGGATTCGATCGGAGTCATCATGCACGTAGTCGTCGCCGGCCAGGGGTACGTCGGCCTGCCGCTCGCGGTCCGGGCGGCCGAGGTGGGGCACCGGGTCGTGGGCTACGACGTGGACCCGCACCGGGTGAAGCAGCTGGCGGCCGGCGAGTCCTACGTCGAGGACGTCTCCTCCGAGCGCATCCGTGCGGCCCTGGACTCCGGCGCCTACTCCGCGACCTCCGACGCCGCCGCACTGGCCGGGTTCGACCTGGCGGTCATCACCGTGCCGACCCCGCTGCGCGACGGCGTGCCGGACCTGAGCTACATCGAGTCCTGCGCCCGCACGCTGGGCGCGCACCTGCGCCCCGGCGCGACCGTGGTGCTGGAGTCCACGACCTACCCGGGCACCACCGAGGAACTGATGGTCCCGATCCTGGAGGAGCTCTCCGGGCTGACCGCGGGGCGGGACTTCCACGCCGGGTTCAGCCCCGAGCGCATCGACCCGGGGAACCAGAACTGGCCGTTCGAGAAGACCCCGAAGGTGGTCTCCGGCGTCGACGCGGACTCCCTGGCGGTGGTCAAGGCCTTCTACGACGATCTGGTGGAGACCACGGTCCCGGTCTCCGGTCCGAAGGAGGCCGAGCTCGCCAAGCTGATCGAGAACACCTTCCGGCACGTGAACATCGCGCTGGTGAACGAGATAGCGATGTTCGCCAAGGCGCTCGGCGTGGACGTCTGGGAGGCGATCGGCGCCGCGGCGTCCAAGCCCTTCGGCTTCATGAAGTTCACCCCCGGTCCCGGCGTCGGCGGCCACTGCCTGCCGATCGACCCCTCCTTCCTGTCCTGGAAGGTCGAGCGCACGGTCGGCGTCCCGTTCCGCTTCGTGGAGCTGGCGAACGACGTGAACAACCACATGCCGGACTACGTCGTGCGGCGCCTGATGGAAGCGCTGAACGCGCGGCGGCAGACCGTCAACGGCTCGCGCGTCCTGTTGCTGGGCCTGGCCTACAAGCCGAACACCTCCGACGCCCGCGAGTCGCCCTCGACGCGGGTCGCTGAACTGCTGCTGGACCTGGGCGCCCAGGTGCGCGGCGCCGACCCGCACGTGGTCGACGACATCCACGCCGACGCCCGGCTGGTCCGGGTGGAGGCCACCGCCGAGGAGATCGCCGCCGCCGACGCGGTGGTGTTGCTGGCCGACCACGCAGAGTTCGATTACGCCGCTGTGGCGAATCACGCGAAATATGTTCTCGACTGTCGGAACCGGTTGGCGGGCCCAAACGTCGAAGTGTTGTAGGACGCGCGAAAGCTCAGCGTTGTGGGGCGCGGAGCGGACGCCGTGACACGGGCCGAGGCCCGGCTTCCCCAGTGGGGTGGGGGGCCGGGTCTCGGTGCGTTTACCAGTGCGTTCACCGCTCCGTTCGCCGGTGCGCGGGTGCGCGCGCTCGGACCGGATGGGGCTGTATCCGCTCGTGTTCTACAGTTGCCGGGTCAAGCTGCGGAACGAACACGGACGGCGGAAGCCTTGAGGATCATCTGCGTGGCGGGGGCCCGCCCCAACTACATGAAGATCAAGCCGGTCATGGACGCGTTGGAGGCGCGCGGCGCCGAGGTGGTGCTGGTGCACACCGGCCAGCACTATGACGAGGCCATGAACGACGTCTTCTTCCGCGATCTCGGCATCCGGCCGCCGGACCGCTATCTGGGCGCCGGGTCCGGGAGCCAGGCCGAGCAGACCGCGCGGATCATGCTGGCCTTCGAGCCGGTCGTGGCGGAGCTCGCGCCGGACGCGGTCGTGGTGGTCGGCGACGTCACCTCCACGGTCGCCTGCGGCCTGGTCGCGGCCAAGGCCGGGACGCTGCTGGCGCACGTCGAGGCCGGGCTGCGCAGCCGCGACTGGTCGATGCCCGAGGAGGTCAACCGGGTCGTCGTGGACCGGCTGTCGGACTACCTGCTGGCGCCGTCCCAGGACGCCGTGGACAACCTGCGCGCCGAGGGCTACCGCGAGGACCAGGTCCACCTGGTCGGCAACGTCATGATCGACACGCTGTTCGCCAACCGCGAGCGCGCCCTGGCCGCCGGCGCCCTGGAGCAGCTGGGTCTGACCCCCGGCGGCTACGGCCTGGTCACCCTGCACCGTCCGGCGAACGTCGACTCCCCCGAGGCGCTGGCTCCGCTCGTCGGCGCCCTGGCGAAGGTCGCCGAGGAGCTGCCGCTGATCCTGCCGGCGCACCCGCGCGCCGCGAGCGCCCTGCGCGAGCTGGTCGCCACCGATCGCATCCGCCTGATCCCGCCGGCCGGCTACCTGGACTTCGTGGCGTTGCAGGCCGGCGCGCGCATCGTGCTCACCGACAGCGGCGGCGTGCAGGAGGAGACGACGGCGCTCGGCGTGCCCTGCGTGACGCTGCGGGACAACACCGAGCGTCCGATCACGGTCAGTGAGGGCACGAACATCCTGGCCGGGCTGGACCCCGCGCGGATCGTCGAGATCGCGCAGCGGGTCCTGGCCGCCCCGCCGGCGCCGCGCCGCCCCGCGTTGTGGGACGGGCACGCCGGGGAGCGGATCGCCGAGGTGCTGCTGGGCGGCGGGAGCGCGGCGACGCGGCTGCGGCCGACGGATCTCGCCGACTGAGTACTGATCTTGCTGACTGAGTACTGATCTCGCAGGCTGATCCTCATCCGGCCCAGGACCGGCCCAAGCAGCAGCCGAGCAGCGGCTACGGCTTGCCGGTCACTTCGCGGTACAGCTCGAGCATCGTCTCGGCCTGTCCCTCCCACGAGTACCGGCGCAGCGTGTCCTCGGTGTAAGCCTTCGTGTAGGCCGCCGGGTCGGCGAGCACCTTGCGCACCGCCTCGGCGAACGCCTTCGCGTCGTCGGCGGTGTAGACCTCGCCGTTGCCGAGCTCGCGGGTCAGCTCCGAGGTGGCCTTGACGTCGCTGGCGACCACCGGCAGGCCGGCGCTGATGTAGGACCAGAACTTGGTGGTGATGGTGAGCTCGTGCAGCGGGATGTGGAGCAGGGTGTCGATGCCGATCGTCGCCGAGCGCAGGTAGGCGGTCAGCTCCTCGCTGGGCACGTAGTCCAGCAGGTGGAAGCGGTCTGAGACGCCGAGCTTCTCAGCCATCGCCACCAGTTCGGCGACGAAGCCGTCGCGGCGGCCGACCAGGAGCGCGGCGTGCACGCCCTCGAGGTCGGGCAGGGCCTCGACCACCGTCTGCAGGCCGCGGACCTTCGTCACGCTGCCCGGGTGGACCAGCAGCGGGACGTCGTCGGCCAGGCCCAGGGCGCCGCGGACGCCCGGGACGTCGTCGCCGGAGGCGGCCAGGTCGGCCAGCGCCGGCATGTTCTTCACCAGGACCGGCGGCCGGCGGCCGGGGAACTTCTCGATGCCGTGGAGCTCGACCATGGAGGAGGCGTAGCCCTCGATCGGGCTCATCACGGCGTCGGCCAGCGGCAGGTACTTGCTCTCCTGCGCGGCCATCGCCGGAGCCCAGGTCGGGTTGTCGCGGGTGTCGCCGGCGAAGAACTCGTGGGCGTCGTATATGACCTTCACGGTGCGGCCCTTGGCCCGGGCCCGCGCCGCCGCGCGCACCGCGACGCCGAGCATCTCGGCGTCGTTGGCGTGTATCAGGTCCGGCTCCAGCTCGTCGGCGGCGCGGCCGAAGGAGTCCTCGAAGTCGACCAGGCGCGGCTGGGCGTTCCAGACCGCGCCCTCGCCGCCGCGGCGCACCATCAGCTGCTCCAGCGAGGTGCTGGGCGATTCCTGGACGATGTTGTAGTTGTGGTCCAGCGCCTGCTTGCGCGCCGAGATCCAGTAGCCGGCGGCCTTCACGCCGAGGGACTTGGCGGCCAGCACCGCCTCGTCGACCAGCTTGGACGCCGGGTTCAGACCGTCGGCGGAGCGGCGGGCCAGCAGTTCGCGCTCGACGGCCAGGTTGGACTGCCGGATGCGCTGCCGCTGGTGCTTGACCTTGCCCAGTTCGATCGTGGAATACGCGATCAGACCGCTGACACCGCTGCGGCGCGGATGGTAGGTCCGGTACTTGGTGGCGGCCATGCTCTCGGCCGGGCGCAGGATGGTCACCTCGCCGAACGCCGACTCCTCGCGCTTGCCGCTGCGCGAGCGTCCGACCAGGTAGGTGTCCCAGCCGGCCTCGGCCGCCGAGCGCGCCTCCTTCTGGACCCGGGAGTCGCCGTCGATGAAGTTCCCGACCAGCATGACAACGCGGGGGCGCCGAACACTGCGGGGCTGGTCGGACGTGGTCACTGTTCCTCCGGGGGCAGGTGTGGACTGGCTCGGAGTCTAGCAACGGTAAATATGACCTTCACCCCGACAGGGATACGGCGAGGACAAGGCCGGGACAGGTCCTCAGCCGCGCAGCCACGGCTCCAGCGCCTCCGCGGACTTGCGGCCGTCGTGGAACTCGCGGACGAACGCCCGCCCGGTCGCGGCGATCGCGCGCGCCTTGTCCCGGTCGGCGAGCACGCCCTCGATCACCTCGGCGAGGGAGTCCGGATCGGCCTGGATCGTCGGGATCTCCGCCGGGACCCGGTCGCGCACCCGCTGGTCGATGTTGGCGATGCTCACGCGCCCGGCGGCCATCGCCTGGCAGGTCATGACGCCGTAGTTGCCGATCACGAAGTGGTCCAGCACGATGTCCGCGTCCTGCACCACGCCGACCAGCTCGGCCTGCGGGATGTGCTCCAGCCGCCGGTACTCGATCAGGCCGCGGGACTCCAGCTCGCGCAGCGTCGGCTCGATGAGGTCCGAGCCCTTCATGAACGGCCGCGACGGCGCGTGCACGACCACCGGCACCTCGCGCTCCAGCGGCGGGCGGGTCCCCTCGGTCCACTGCTCCAGGTCCGCGACCACCGGCAGCCAAGTGGCGCGCGGGACGTCGTCGATCAGGTCCGGGGTGGAGACGAAGACCGGGCCGTCGAACTCCTCGACCCACTTGGCCATCTCGGCGGTCTTGCCGCGCAGCACTTCGGTGAGCTCGCGGTCCTCCTCGCTCACCGGCGCGCGGAAGGGCGAGAACTTGTAGAGCTCGATGTGCCGGTCGGGCGAGCGGATGTCGGAGCCGTGGAAGAGCAGCGCGCTCCGGATGCCGGCCCGGCGCAGCTCGGGCAGGTCGTCGGCGAACTGGCCGCCGTTGAGCCGGCCCAGGACCGCCAGGCCGCTCTCGGACAGGACGTGGGTGACGGTGTCCAGGGTGTCGGCGACGCGGCCCAGACCCCACACCGGGTCGACCCAGTTCTTGTCCTCGGCCTTGATGTCGGAGCCGTAGGCGAAGGCGTAGCTCTTCTTCTGGATGTTGCGGGCCGGGATCCCGGCGTGCTCCCGCACCGCGCGGGCCCAGGCGTGGCCCATGCCGGCGTTGTTGTTGGAGCCGATGAGCAGCGAGGTCTGCGGGCTCTTGGCCGCCGGCTGCGCCTTGCCGGGGGCGACGGCCGCGCGACCGAGCTTGGCCACCGCCTTCTCGGCGGTCTTTTCGCAGACCACGACGACGTCCGGGGCGAACGCGTCGAGGTAGGGACCGATCTCGGCGGCGACGTCGGCGGCGGACCAGGTGGCGGCCGGGTTGTTCAGCGCCTTGCCGCGGGCGTTGCGCGTGGTCAGGACGGCCTTGCGCCCGATCTTGCCCAGCGCGCCGGACGCGGTGTCGAAGGACGTGCCGACCCGCACCTCGACGACGTGCACGCCGCCGCGCGAGGGCTCGGGCTTGCGCTTGCCGAACGCCGGGGTGAGGAACAGGACGCTGTAGCCGGCGGCGAGGAGCCGGTCGGCCTCGGCGCGCGCCGCCGCGGAGGCGGCCGCCGGGGCCGCGGAGACGACGGCGGCCCGGCTGCGGGCGGCGGCGGGCTGGTCCTGCTCAGGCATGGCTCGGCGGCTTTCTGGTCGGGCGGGGTCCGGCACCGCACCGGCCATTGGTGCGGCGCCGCCACGTTAGCCGATTCGGGTGATGCGGGTGGGGCGGGTGGCCGGTGTGCGGGGCGGGGGCGGTTTGCTGTGCGCGGCAGCGATCAGCTGTGCGCGGCGGTCTCGGCGACGTGGAGGGGATCCGGCCGGGAGACCGGTACCCAGTCATCAGGCTCGCCGCTCTCACCGCTCTCACCGCTCTCGCCGCTTTCACTGTTCTCGCCGCTCCCGCCGTCCGCCTCCTCCGGCACCGGCCGCAGCCCGCTCACCCGCTCGTACACCTGCAGCAGCGCCGGGACCTGCCCCTCCCAGCTGTGCGCGGCGAGCATCTCGTCGGTGTAGACCGCCGCGTAGCGCTCCCGCTCGCGCGCGACCGTGCGCACGGCCCGCGCGAAGCCGTCCACGTCGTCGACCTCGAACACCGCGCCGTTGCCGAGGCGCCGGGTCAGCTCGCCGGCCGCCTTGACGTCGCTGACCACCACCGGCAGCCGGGCGCCGATGTAGGACCAGTACTTGGTCGTGATGGTCAGCTCCTGCGTGGGGATGCGGCGCAGGGTGTCGACGCCGGCGGTCGCCGAGGCGATGAAGTCGGTGAGGTCCTCGACCGGGACGTAGTCCAGCACATGGAAGCGCTCTGCCACGCCCAGGCGCCCGGCCAGCGCGGCGAGTTCCGCGACGTGCCCGGATCGCGAGCCGACCAGCAGCGCCAGATGCGCCTCGGGCAGCTGCGGCAGTGCGCGCACCGCGGTGTCCAGGCCGCGGATCGGCGTCACCGAGCCCGGATACACCAGCAGGGTCGCCTCCGGCCCGAGCCCGAGCCGTCCGCGCACGCCCGGACCCCGGCCGCCGGGCACGGTGAAGGTCGAGGCCTCCGGCATGTTCCGCACGACCGTCGGGCGCACCGCGAGCCCGTGGTGCTCGACGAGCTTGTCGGCGAAGGTGTCGACGGCGGTCACCACCGCGTCGGCCATCGGGATGTACTTCGCCTCCTGGGCCGTCATCACCGGCGCCCACGTCACGTCCTCGGGCCGGATGTCGCCGGCGGTGTACTCGTGCGCGTCGTAGACCACCGCGACGCGCCGGCCCGCCGCCCGGGCGCGCACCGCCGCCCGCACCGCGACGCCGAGCATCTCGGCGTCGTTGGCGTGCAGCACGTCCGGCGCCAGCTCGTCGGCCATCCGCCCGAACGAGTCCTCGAAGTCCGCCAGCCGCGGCTGCGCGGCCCACGCCGCCGCCTCCCCGCCCCGCCGCACCAGCAGCCGCTCCAGCGCACTGCTCGGCCCGGAAGCCGCCGCCGCGTAATTGCGATCGAAAGCACCCTTGCGCACCGCGACCCACCGCCCCCGCAGCCGCACACTCAGAGCCCGCACCCGCAGCACCGCACCGGCCCACAGCACCTCGAGCGCCCCGGCGCCGTCCGCCACCCGGCGCGCCACCAACTCCCGATCCGCCACCAGATCCCGCTGCCGCAACCGCTGCCGCTGATGCCGCGCCCGGCTCAGCTCCGCCGACCGATACGCGACGAGCCCCCGCACCCCCCGCCGATGCGGATGCGCCGCGCGATACCGCGTAGCGGTCATCGTCTCGGCAGCCCGCACCACCCTCGCCGCCCCCAGCGCGTACTCCTCCCGCCGCCCACTCGGCGACCGCCCGACCAGAAACGTGTCCCACCCCGCAGCCGCAGCACACCGCGCCTCCTTCTGAACGCGCGAATCGCCGTCCACGAAGTTGCCCACCAGCATGACGACGCGGGGTCTATGGTCGCTCGGGGTCATCAAGCCATTGCATCATGGTGACGCGGGCAGGTTCGGGGACCGGCGCGCGGAAGGATGAATGAGCGGAAAAGAAAGGGACTGATATCCGATGAGTTCGCCGGATGATGGAAAGCGGACCGAAGAAGGTTTCGACTTGAACTCCATCATGCACGCCTCCGAACCGCTTACCACCAAAGAGTTCTTCGCCCTCGACGTGGACGAGAAGCTCAAGGTGGAACTCATCGGAGGTGCGCTGGCCGTGAGTCCTTCATCAATGTTCTGGCACAACCGGGTGGCCAACCGCTTGTTCCGGATCTTCGAAGACAGCCTGGGCAGCGGATTCCCGGTCTTCACCGACCTTGATGTCACTCTCGACACCACGACCGTCGTGCGCCCCGATGTCTTCGTCATCAGCGCGGCAGGCTATGCCCCGAACCGCACCGCGCTGGCGAGTGATGTGGTGCTCGCGATCGAAATCATGTCACCCGGCTCCCGCGTCAACGACCGCCACGTCAAACCGTGGCTTTACCACGATGCCGGCATTCCGTCCTGCCGCATCGAGCGCAGCGGTCGACACCTCGCGCTGTTCGAAGTCGTGCACCGCGATGAGGAACAGGTCCGGCTAGGCCAATTCACTCTCAAGGTCGCCGACATCGACGTCCCCATCGACCTCGACAGCATCGCCCGATATACCCTCGGCGAATAACTACTTCAACTTCTTCCGCAGTCCGCGATAAGCCCGATCCGCCTTGCGCACAGCTAGGTGCAGTCCAGGGCGGGCTTCGATGCGATCCCGCCGGGTCAGTCCGGGGAGCGGCTCGCCGTTCGGGCCGAGTTGGGCGCGCAGCCGCTCGATCTCGGCTTCCAGCTCTCGGACGCGCTTCTTTCCGGTCGACTCCGGCCACTCCGGGTAGGCGCTGACCACGCGGCCGCGCTCGCGTGTGTAGGCCGCGAGCAGCTGCGCTGCCACCACTTTGCTGTCGTGGCGCTGCGTCACCCAGGTCAGGCCTTCGGCGCGGAGGCGGGTGCGTTCGGTGGGGTCGCCGGCCAGCTTGCGGACGACCTCGGCGAGGGTGGCGCCGGTGGCTTCGACGATCGGGACCTGGGAGACGGCGGCGTCGGGCATCGCCTCGCGGGCGCGGACCCGGTCGTGGATGTGGGCGATGGCGATCGCGCCGCTGGCCATCGCTTCGCAGGAGACCACGCCGTGGTCGCCGATGGTCAGGGAGTCGACGACCAGGTCGGCCTGGGCGAACTCGGCTTTCACCTGGTCGCGGGTCAGGCCGGAGAGCGGGCGGTAGACGATCACGCCTTCCTCGTGCAGCGGGCGCAGGGCGGCGTCGACTTGGTCGGAGCCCTTCGTGGCGCGGCGGGAGGGCATGTGGACCACGACGGGGACGGCCGGCTCGGCGCCGCGGGCGGTGCGCCAGGCCGCGACGTCCAGGGCCAGCGGGACCAGCTCGGCGTCGGGGACGTAGTCCGGCAGGCCGGCGGTGGAGACGAACATCGCGTCGCAGAAGCGGCGGGCCACCGAGACGCGGGCCCGGACGGCGTCCTCGTCGACGGTCGCGCCCGCCAGGTAGGAGTCCGGTTCGCGGTCGGCGTGGACCGAGGGCAGGCGCACGTCGGAGCCGTGCCAGTGCATGTAGACCCGCTTGCCGAGCGAGCGCAGCAGCGGAAGGTCCCACAGCTCGGGCAGCACCGGCTCCTTGGAGTCCAGCAGGCCGCGGCCGTACTGCAGATGGAACACGTCGAAACCGCGCACGGCCTCGTCCAGCGCCTGCCAGCGGTACATCGGATCGGCGAGCAGCCGGTCCTGCTCCCACTCGCGGTCCGGCCGCAAGCCGAAAGCCGGCTCGCCGAACGACCACACTTGCGCGTCCACGCCTTGCGCGCGCAGCGCCTTGGCCCACTC
This window harbors:
- a CDS encoding glycosyltransferase family 39 protein, whose product is MALRRIDPLAAAVAALALALRVPLVMAALPGVGNSDEPLNISVGLRMASDGTLDAHAYRYPGFLYEVIVGMTTAFRAVGIHVPAHGAMRIENLGVAHTDSRAFIVAIRLVGVAASVATCLLVWAVVREVLKASELSERWSRGAAAVAAITVAVSPLAAANSAYATPDVYAGLAVALTLYGATRVLRGARYAELLCGLGVGIALGAKYLAAAVLPVLVAYVLSPERRRRVISIAGVAAVAAAVFALTTPGIIMHPISVLDGLRAEAVHYQGGHVGAQGGAPGYYLSALFRDQPLLLDAVAVAGVAIFRTAGLIRRTLIVAFAYAIPQFVLLAVMTVRFDRNLVPLTPALAVLAGVAVPAVFPQTRRRAVAAITVAAAFLPLASAVRLYPQLDEHSRVQAAAWVARHVPGHEPVAVESYGPWLDPARYHLVPLTFAADKPAVQARALILTEHAAGRFLSDAAHHPHEAAAYRALMSRYRLAARFTAGSWIAVYVPRGTSEPVRQGPR
- a CDS encoding nucleotide sugar dehydrogenase; this translates as MHVVVAGQGYVGLPLAVRAAEVGHRVVGYDVDPHRVKQLAAGESYVEDVSSERIRAALDSGAYSATSDAAALAGFDLAVITVPTPLRDGVPDLSYIESCARTLGAHLRPGATVVLESTTYPGTTEELMVPILEELSGLTAGRDFHAGFSPERIDPGNQNWPFEKTPKVVSGVDADSLAVVKAFYDDLVETTVPVSGPKEAELAKLIENTFRHVNIALVNEIAMFAKALGVDVWEAIGAAASKPFGFMKFTPGPGVGGHCLPIDPSFLSWKVERTVGVPFRFVELANDVNNHMPDYVVRRLMEALNARRQTVNGSRVLLLGLAYKPNTSDARESPSTRVAELLLDLGAQVRGADPHVVDDIHADARLVRVEATAEEIAAADAVVLLADHAEFDYAAVANHAKYVLDCRNRLAGPNVEVL
- a CDS encoding glycosyltransferase family 4 protein, producing MTTSDQPRSVRRPRVVMLVGNFIDGDSRVQKEARSAAEAGWDTYLVGRSRSGKREESAFGEVTILRPAESMAATKYRTYHPRRSGVSGLIAYSTIELGKVKHQRQRIRQSNLAVERELLARRSADGLNPASKLVDEAVLAAKSLGVKAAGYWISARKQALDHNYNIVQESPSTSLEQLMVRRGGEGAVWNAQPRLVDFEDSFGRAADELEPDLIHANDAEMLGVAVRAAARARAKGRTVKVIYDAHEFFAGDTRDNPTWAPAMAAQESKYLPLADAVMSPIEGYASSMVELHGIEKFPGRRPPVLVKNMPALADLAASGDDVPGVRGALGLADDVPLLVHPGSVTKVRGLQTVVEALPDLEGVHAALLVGRRDGFVAELVAMAEKLGVSDRFHLLDYVPSEELTAYLRSATIGIDTLLHIPLHELTITTKFWSYISAGLPVVASDVKATSELTRELGNGEVYTADDAKAFAEAVRKVLADPAAYTKAYTEDTLRRYSWEGQAETMLELYREVTGKP
- the wecB gene encoding non-hydrolyzing UDP-N-acetylglucosamine 2-epimerase codes for the protein MPGQAAERTRTAEALRIICVAGARPNYMKIKPVMDALEARGAEVVLVHTGQHYDEAMNDVFFRDLGIRPPDRYLGAGSGSQAEQTARIMLAFEPVVAELAPDAVVVVGDVTSTVACGLVAAKAGTLLAHVEAGLRSRDWSMPEEVNRVVVDRLSDYLLAPSQDAVDNLRAEGYREDQVHLVGNVMIDTLFANRERALAAGALEQLGLTPGGYGLVTLHRPANVDSPEALAPLVGALAKVAEELPLILPAHPRAASALRELVATDRIRLIPPAGYLDFVALQAGARIVLTDSGGVQEETTALGVPCVTLRDNTERPITVSEGTNILAGLDPARIVEIAQRVLAAPPAPRRPALWDGHAGERIAEVLLGGGSAATRLRPTDLAD
- a CDS encoding helix-turn-helix domain-containing protein is translated as MLADPAVGVRELKERLGQEEARIRDTLDRLVELALLRPSREQPGGLYPVSLVAGMQLLVQRQEAELAAGRDAVAAGRAAAADRQRAEQLFGLDAVQSELEQLLAGAAVEVLSMVPGSAVPAATLKAAESLDQDMTRRVRSRILYHSTVRQDPTTIAYGRWMAEQGSEVRLSPSVTRRLLIVDGKTAVVPIKPNEASVGALCVREPGLIDQLTALFELIWTEAVPLGMPAKAESPAGLSPTDRHLLRLLADGLTDEAAAKRLGISARTVRRIMADLMDRLGAESRFEAGVEAARRGWL